Part of the Chanos chanos chromosome 5, fChaCha1.1, whole genome shotgun sequence genome, CCATACTGAAACATATtgaaattcaaaacagttttaGCATCAGATGTACGTTCACATTAAAATCATGATTTCAATTATTAATACATGTTTCTGACAAGCTCTAGAGTATGTATTTACACTatatgtgcttttgtgtgtgattttaccCTGTAGGAATTGAGGTTGCCCTCAGTTACCACCATTGCTATTCCTGAAGGTTATAACTGGCGAGAGCTCTTAGCTTATATCATGAAGCACCATCAAATGGAGATGACTGGTGGGCTTGGTCCCTCTGTTGGCATGGTGAGTAAAATTTGGCCACTGTACTGATCCCCAAAccatttttccttttactcATGCCCTATTTGAGATGATtgactctcttctctctaacaTTAGGTTATGCGAGTGGGGCTGATGGGATACAACTGCAACAAAGGGAACGCTGATATGGCTCTGGCTGCCCTGGCCGATGCTCTTAAAAACTGCCCCAAGAGCAAGGCCTAGAGAAAGGCTTCAACTGAATACAGGCTCTTCAGGAGCATCTGTCTCAGCCAAAATGCAGTCTATGACATCCATGGATAGAACCTTGTACAGATGCCACGTTATTGAACTATTATGGAGGGGTGCTTTAAACACTTTTataagaaatataaaaacatcTATATGCtatataaacatgtataataCTATGTGCATCCTGACAGACCATGTAAAATTGTAATGATTTAGAATTTAGATAACTTTTGTAGAATTTAGAGTATGTTGGAAATTAGatagaaagtttttttttcttctcagtgaGTTCAATATCAAAATGAATTATGCTAATTCAAAAATGTTCTGTAAATtgtgttcatgttcatgtttttcaCTTCCATTCATAATAAAATAAGGATACAAAAATTAAACCAATACTAAGAGAAGCACTGAATCAATGCCATTACCAATCAGCCGCCGTCTTCGAAGTGAATGAACATTTTCTTATTTGAACAGTAGATGGCAGCACAGGCCACATGGAGTAATAGTTGCCGATTGCATTATCAAGTTTTAAAGGaacagtcaaaaaacaaaaagtataaAAATGCAAGAACATCTGgcaaagattttatttataCAAGGTAGGCCTATTTGTTATATAAACTGAGCCATATTATACAAACTACAGTTAAGGTACTAGAGTAATGAGTTTATGTActcattaaatatatttaatttatccTATAAGACAACATTTCTTCATTATATTAGTCATGCACTAGCTTTCTTTAATGCGCAGTGCCGTATTGTTACGTGAAGGCAATGTGACTACATCTCCCAGGAGCCACTAGTGAAGTGGGAGGTCAGAGGATTTAATGCCAGTGAGATAAATTAAAATATCGAAAGTCAGACGAGTCATAGAGGCTGCGTCGGATCGTACCCTAGGTTTCAGTCGGTTGAGTTAAAGCGCGAGTGAACACTGAACTTCTAAATGTGATGACGTGCCCTTTCCATCAGTCAGGTAAGAGACACTGAAACTGAATGTCATGTTTACAAGCTTGTATTTGCAGCTatcccagaaaaaaacaacgGTAAATTCAAATGCTCCGTCCTTGTGTTTGGAATAAATCCGACACCGAGTGTAAACATGCCGGTGAATTTGGATTTAAGATTTCCTTaaccagacaaacacaaagtcatACGAAGACCCTGAGTAGCATAAACATTTTAGCCAGTTTTACTTAATCTCTTGAACGCGAATAAAATACAGTCCGAGCTTTCGAAAATGGGTCAATGTCACCACAGAGGAAATGCTGAGATAGCATCTGAGAGACGATGTCCTTATGTTACCTCTGTTTCTCCGCAGCGGAGTTGAACCCGGCGGTGCTGCCCCTAGACTGGCTTCTGGGTACTTGGGAATCAGACGAGCCGGGGGAAGGCTCCTTTCCTTCGATTGCACCCTTTCGCTACAATGAGACCCTTCACTTCTCTCATGTGGGACAACCTGTCATTAACTTTATGTAGGAACAAACTCCGTCTCACCCTAATATTATTGACGAAATGTGTCAGCACAAAAACTGGTTTTACCCGCAATGTTCCCCCTTCTTCCACTGCAAACGACACATACTTTATCTATTCTGTGCAACTAACAGATTGTTTATTTGGTAACTTTATACCATTTACCAGGTTTAATGCTTTCCACGCTGAAAGCAAAAAGCCACTGCATAGAGAGTGTGGATTTATCAGACTCCAGCCAGGCACCAACAGAGTAGCCTTCATCATTGCACAGAATTCAGGTATAAGTTCAACCATATCTACGTCATCACTACCACACACCCAATTTTCACTGCAATGATAGTTTATGCACACAACCTGAAGTATGATAAACATGAGCTATGGGTGGAGTCTCATATGCTCTAGCTTCTTTAGGATTGGTGGAGATTGAAGAGGGGGAGCTAACCGGTCACCAGATCACCCTACAGAGTCAAGCAATGGCCAGAACCTCTTTTGCCAAGGAACCCCATGTTCGTGAGGTATAAAGACTGATACACTTTTGCCTGAAGTAAACAAGTGACAAAGATTTGGGTTAGGCTTACTGGGTTCAAAAATGTTAAATAGAGACTCCTTAGCAGTGTTGGATTGTCCCTGTGTAGAAGTGAGATTATATTAAAGAGCTGAAATATCTTTAGTCTGAGCTTTTTTTATTTGCTATTGTCTCTTAGATCTCAAGATTTTTTCAGCTGAGGCCAGATGGACGATTGGAGCAGACTGTTTCCATGGCCACAGAAAACCATCCGCTGACACAGCACCTGCACATCACATACCGTCGGGCCTCCTAGGGGTCAGTAGAGTGAGAGGACCAAGAGTCTACAAACAACCAGTGGCATTTAAAAAAGCATACAGTAAATTGCTTGTTTAAGGCTGTACATGTAATTTCACATATAACTGTAACAGTGAGCTGCATCGACtaagtttctgtgtgtgttctgaactGTGTCTTATGAgaaagaacagatgaaagaaTATTATACTGACAACAACAAGGACATGGATAAAGATATTTCACTGCATTATTCTATTGAATGACagttaatatatttaaatatcacCATATTTAAAGTTCTCTGTCAGTTGTCATGTGTTGGAAATGATCGTTCAGTTAGTAGCGTGACCAGCAGAGTCAGTTTAGGAAGTCTTTATGCACTGGATAAATTGCACTGCACTACAACTTCATgagctgttatttatttattccactGCATATTTTTGGCTCTTTTTGTAGCACTTGATTTACTCAGGAATTGGTGCTAATGAATATTGCTGTCCTGCTGGTTTCTTCTGTCTAAGACACTCCTCATCTTAAACAGTAGAGTCAGGTTTTGGCAGTGAGAAAAGTTTTCCCATTGGTTGTTTacttgaataaataaaagatcaGGAGAAGAAATATTTAggggttttggggggttttttttgcacatattATTCA contains:
- the thap4 gene encoding peroxynitrite isomerase THAP4, which gives rise to MTCPFHQSAELNPAVLPLDWLLGTWESDEPGEGSFPSIAPFRYNETLHFSHVGQPVINFMFNAFHAESKKPLHRECGFIRLQPGTNRVAFIIAQNSGLVEIEEGELTGHQITLQSQAMARTSFAKEPHVREISRFFQLRPDGRLEQTVSMATENHPLTQHLHITYRRAS